The Branchiostoma lanceolatum isolate klBraLanc5 chromosome 5, klBraLanc5.hap2, whole genome shotgun sequence region TGAGCATGACACACCCATGGGTTTGCCATCcattgaaaatttgaaagaCCATGTGCGAAATGTATGATAAAGCAAATAGCAACTGTTTCTGAAAGTGATAACCTATATAACAATGGTGGGGCTAGGATAAAGAAAGCAGATACATTGTAAGATTACTAAGAATGTTAGTGATTTCATTTGATATAGATCTACTGTGTACAACTTATAAGTGAGAAGAAAAGTAAATTGTAGTCAAGACTTGGCAAGAAAGTGTCCTTTGGCCTTGGGGGCACTATTTTTTAGCCTGGTATCCGTTTTTCATCAGTAGAAATTGAACAATCAAGGTGCCAGAGGGTTCAGCCAATGGTTCCCAATAGTATTTGGGAAAGTTGCAAGGAGCAACGTAATAGAAGTTAATCTGCTCTTTATGGGAACAAAGTTGGTAATGTAGCACTTGGAATCATTAAGGGCAATAAATCATCTGACACACATTTGGCAACCATGTATATCCAAGATTCAGAAGGTGCATAGCTGACAATcggcagggctagccctttgtgatGCTAATAGCAACAGGCTACTAGTGATTGGGCAGttctggctgtgtgtgctgaacagccaaaccagtaGATAAAAAAGAGTAGCTGGCaatttgtctttgttgttgcCTTCAACAGAACAGCCTTGCTTGACTATAGTTCTCAGTGTGAGGTGTGCCTCTCCAGCTAATTGACAGTGTTGATGTGTTTCCAACAGGTGCAAGGGTGCAAGCGCCAGCACGAGTATGCCTTCTCCGTCCAAGAAGATGTCGATCTGGAGTCCGTCAACCCCAAGCGAGCATGCCAGGGTCTCCTTTCACTCTTTGACCCAGACGACACATCCATGGATACCGACATCCAACCAGTAACGTGGGACGATCGGCCCACCAACCAGCCACCCAGCCAACCAAACATAGACTCTGGTAACACCAGGCCTCTGGACGCCAACCAGAACGGTGCTACCTTTCCCGATCAGGATGTTGCTGTGGAAATGGAGGAAGGCCCCACCCCGAAACAAACGCCGCCACACCGCTTCTTCGTGTCGGGTAATTCGTACCTGTCGCCGGTGCTGCAGCCGGCCAGTCCGCAGCAGGCCTGCGGACCGTCCATCGGCGAGATGACTCACCCCTGCAAGGTACCACACTTCTTCTAGGTACTGTtcaaacccttgtgtaattctGGAGGGTGATGGGCCTCTTGTGTATAAAATTGTTGCATGAACATAGTGGTAGTAGACTTAGTTGCACATACTGTTCATATAACTGATTTGTACTGTGCAGTAAGGTTGAACTGAAACTCATCCATGCAAAGTACCACACTTTTTCTAGGTACTGTTCAAACCCTATGATTCTGGAGGGTGGTTGGcctcttgtacatgtgtataaagcGTGTTGCATGAAACATAGTGGTAGATAGAAGATGTTCATGTAGTTGTGCATAGTGTTCATAATCATATAACTAGTTTACACTGTACAGTAAGAATACTAAGATGATGAACTGAATCTTGAAAGTACATGGCTAGTAAAAAAGAGCAAAAAAGAAACCCAGGCATGTAGCTTCAATATCCTGCGTaccatcctattactaccagggctcctattCTTGGTTCCCTGAAATAGTAGCCCCAGTACTAAAAtaggatggcatccaggctaaataGCTAGCTATGACCCTGTAATTTAGTGTAAACAAGTCTTGACCCTGTTTTAGCTGACTGTAAAATACGCATGTGGCCTTGCTAAAAGATGCTGAGTAAGTAGGTGACCCCATTACTAGTATTAGTTACTCGGCTGCCCTTAAAGCGTTAACTGATGAGCCGTCCGTGTTTCTTCGACAGACCGCGCCCACTTCCCCAGCCTTCGTCGGTCAGGGCTTCCTCCCGATCCCGTACCACAGCTCCACATGTGTGCGTTGTCTGTCCGGCTCGGCTGGCCACATCAACCACCTTGACCTTTACCACTGAGGTGACCTCGagcatgacccctgacctttgcTACTGGGATGGCAGAATGGCATGTCCCCTTGGTCTATCTGATGTTACCCAAAGCATGGCCCTTGACCTGTATCACTTAACTAACATGATCATTGCACCAATCTTTTTCTTCAATAGATGTCACCTCTTCCTCACGTGCTGGGCTACCTGAACCGAAGCCCGTCCTACAATTCCCGTTGTCTACGCTGCACCGCTGGCGAGGGCGGTCACTTTAACCATATAGACGTATATCCTTGGGAGCCATACTAGTGATGGACATAtgtaattatacatgtatgtcaagattttaccttaaagtttaacATATCCACACTGTGCTGTCTAGTGAGGTAAATTTGGACTGCCTAGGTGAAAAGAGCTGTACTAAGAAGAGAATGTAGATGAATCATGAAAGGCTGCTAGTGTTATGAGACCTTGCCAGGTGGAAGTGTAACAACAGCACTAGGATAGTGTCCACAGACTCCACACTTACATACTTTACTACACTATCCGAATCCGATGTTATACTATGGAGAGTTGGAAGGAAACAGCATTTCCCAATGATCTAAATTTTGTTGCCCAAAGCCGCTCCATAGTCACGGCACAGTTTGGTCTAAAACTCTGCAGAACCCaaaatttgtgtttttatttgataTCTTGCTCAGACTTGCTGGCAGATGGACAAGTATATTTGGTGGCCCAATGCCAATAGTAAGTTGCCATGGGCTATATTGGGACAGGTTCAGATGCCAAATCATGTTGCAAACAGTTGGATCCTCGCCAGGACTGTACTTAACCAtccgttgtgtgtgtgtgtctatatacAGAACATCTGTATTTCTTAAGTGAAGGAAACTTGAGTCGTacagaaaaacactttttttgcTGAAGGAAAATCTCTGCccacatttttgtatgttttttacttttggtacagaaaagtattttgttacATGGTCTTTTATATAGTTATCACACTTAGTGTATCTATTGTTACCACTGTCAACAGACCTTGTTGGAGTTTATCTAGGGAAAATTCACTGGATAAAGAAAATAATCACCTTTCTTGGTGTTTTGCCTAGATTGACTCAGTCTAAGTGTCTAAAAGTCCAACCTAACTCAAGGATTTTGATACCACACTGACAACCTCAACCGGAATGCCTTTAGCCTGCCCTAAGAACACAACCAAGAAAACACTGACGCTCGCAAACTGGTTCCTCATTGCCTTGTGGCCTTGTTTGTGAAAGACAAGtcttgtactgtaaatcttgagaCTTTCGCAATGGTTTTGTTTTTACGGTGGCCTCTCTACAAATTCATGACATCAGG contains the following coding sequences:
- the LOC136434588 gene encoding uncharacterized protein isoform X3 — translated: MATYDCWNSPTPVDQVQGCKRQHEYAFSVQEDVDLESVNPKRACQGLLSLFDPDDTSMDTDIQPVTWDDRPTNQPPSQPNIDSGNTRPLDANQNGATFPDQDVAVEMEEGPTPKQTPPHRFFVSGNSYLSPVLQPASPQQACGPSIGEMTHPCKVPHFF
- the LOC136434588 gene encoding uncharacterized protein isoform X1; its protein translation is MATYDCWNSPTPVDQVQGCKRQHEYAFSVQEDVDLESVNPKRACQGLLSLFDPDDTSMDTDIQPVTWDDRPTNQPPSQPNIDSGNTRPLDANQNGATFPDQDVAVEMEEGPTPKQTPPHRFFVSGNSYLSPVLQPASPQQACGPSIGEMTHPCKMSPLPHVLGYLNRSPSYNSRCLRCTAGEGGHFNHIDVYPWEPY
- the LOC136434588 gene encoding uncharacterized protein isoform X2, whose translation is MATYDCWNSPTPVDQVQGCKRQHEYAFSVQEDVDLESVNPKRACQGLLSLFDPDDTSMDTDIQPVTWDDRPTNQPPSQPNIDSGNTRPLDANQNGATFPDQDVAVEMEEGPTPKQTPPHRFFVSGNSYLSPVLQPASPQQACGPSIGEMTHPCKTAPTSPAFVGQGFLPIPYHSSTCVRCLSGSAGHINHLDLYH